TTCCACATATCTTGAATAGCGTCCGGCATTGCTCCTACGCACTTGAATATTGCCCATGTGTAGGAAGGTATTTCAATAGTTATAAAACCTTCGGGTATCTGCTTTACACACTTTTCCTCACACCCTATACCATATTCATATTCCTTGCAGCCGGGTTCACCGGGCAGACATATTCCAAACATACCACAAACCTTTTGGTGCAACCCTTCTGCACAATATTCTGCCCAAAACATTGGGATTCCGTTAGTTCTATTTTCCTCTGTGAACTTTCTTGTTTTAGTAACTACCCTGAATGAATCCTTTTTTTCAATTTTGTAATCCATAACACTACCACCTTCCAAAACAATTTTTAGTGTGAGACGATTAAATGATTTGAGCTCCGTTCCGTGTTTTTTTGCTTGGGACGGTAATACTCCGTGGAACCGTTGGAACGCTTTTGTAAAGCTTTCTGGAGTATCATATCCGTACTTAAAAGCAATATCAATAACTTTTGAATTGCTGTTTAATAAATCTTGCGCCGCCAGTGACAGCCTTCTGTTTCTCACATATTCACTTACTGTCATACCTGTCAGTAATGAAAATGTTCTCTGAAAATGAAAGCTTGAGTAAAAAGCACTTTGTGCAATATCATCACAAACAATATTTTCATTTAAATGTTCTTCTATATAGTCTATAGCGTAATTCAGAGTGCGAACCCATTCCATTCAATCACCTCCTTTGCATTATCATTTTACAAAAAGTGGCAGTACAAATTCCTGTCATTTACTGCTTCTACTTGTCTAGTGACTTTTTGAGAGCCATAACTTTTTCTTCTATAATTTTAATCACTTTAATAAATTCTTTATCGTTTTTTCCGGTTGGGTCTTCCAGACCCCAATCTTCTCTGTGTTTGCACGGCAAAGACGGACACTGCACGTTGCACCCCATTGTTATCACAATGTCAACGGTTGGTATATCTTGAAGAAGCTTTGATTTTTGTGTTTTCTCCATATCAATTCCATAAATCTGTTTCATCAACCGGACAGCATCCTTGTTAATTTGAGGCTTTGTTTCAGTGCCTGCGGAATAACTCTCAAATACATCCGAAGCAAGATGTCTGCCTAATGCTTCTGCAATCTGACTACGGCAGGAATTATGAACACATATAAATGCTACTTTAGCTTTACCCATTTTACTGCTTCCTTACTTTCTCTAATATACTAATTACTTCTTCAGTTTTCAAGACTTTACCGTATGAAACAACTTTGCCGTCTACAACCAAGGCAGGTGTTGTCATTACACCATATGCAGCAATCTGTGCAAAATCCTTAACGTGCTCAATAGAAGTGTCCATTCCCAGCTTTGACAATGCTTCTTTTGTAGCAGCTTCCAGCTGATTGCATTTTGCACATCCCGAACCAAGCACCTTTACATATGCATCACCTTTAATGCCTGTTTCACTTAAATCTTCCTTCTTCTTTTTAAAAAATGGCATAATAAAATCCTCCTGATAAGTTTATTTTATAATAATAAATATTGAAATGCATTAAACAGATATCCAACAATAATAATACCTATCGTACAAATTGCAACAAATAATGCCAAAAGCCTTGGTTTTAAAGCCTTACGAAGCATAATGACAGATGGTAAACTGAGTGTTGTTACCGCCATCATGAATGACAGAACAGTTCCTAAATTTGCTCCTTTATACAGTAACGCTTCTGCAACGGGTATAGTACCAAAAATGTCTGCATACATAGGAACCCCAATTAACGTAGCAAGTACTACACCAAACGGATTATTACTACCCAGAATGGTTTCAATCCAGCTTTCAGGAATCCAGTTATGAATTACTGCACCGATTCCTACGCCTATTAATATATATGGAAATACTTTTTTAAAGGTTGCTGCTACTTGGTCTTTTGCATATGTAATACGTTCTTTTTTTGTTAAATTCGGTGACTCAATATCCATGCCTGAGGCATTTAGTATAATATCCTCTACATACTTATCCATATTCATTTTCCCAATAATTGTACCGCCTGCAACTGCAATTATAAGACCAACTATAACATAAACAACAGCTACCTTTGCACCAAAAATGCTCATTAAGATTACTAATGAACCAAGGTCTACCATAGGAGAAGAGATTAGAAATGAGAAAGTTAATCCTAGCGGCAATCCTGCACTGGTAAACCCAATAAAAAGCGGAATGGACGAACAGGAGCAAAAAGGCGTAACAGTTCCTAAAAGTGCCGCTATAGTATTTGCCCCGATTCCACGAAAACGTGTCAATATTTTCTTACTCCGTTCCGGCGGAAAATAGCTTTGAATATAGGTAATTATAAAAATAAGAAGACATAGTAATATTGTAATTTTTATTACATCGTATATAAAAAACTGAATACTACCTCCAAGCCTTCCTGACATATCAAGGCCAAAGAATGAAAGTAAATTTTGTGTAAGTATGTTAAGCCATTTCATTCCAAGCACCTGATTCTGCAAAAACAGGCCTATTCCTTTGAAAACCTCCATACATATCTCCTTTTCATTAATATATCTATTTTTATCGATATATCAATTTTTAATAAAGCCATCACCCGATGGCCGTATATATTTCTGTAATTTTACCAAGCAGTTCTCTAGCATAGGCACTGCCATCTTCGCTTATAGAATAGTGAGTCCATTTTCCTTCTTTTCTTGCATTTACAACACCCGAATCACATAATATTTTCATATGATGAGACAAAGTGGACTGACCAATTTTTAAATCCTCCAGCAGTTTGCAAGCGCATTTTTCACCTGTCTGGAGCAATTCCAGAATCATAAGGCGATTTTCATCACAAAAGGCCTTAAATACTCTTGCATTTTCTTCGTGTTCACTGATTGACACTTTATCACCTCATATCTAAAATATTCGATATGAAAATATTATATGAATCAAATCGAAATTTGTCAATGTATAAACCGCTCACCTTTTCCCTTTGTATATCTAAATTAATACTATAATATCTTTATATTAATGTAAATAATACCCAGTACTTATTTTACAATTTATACCATGTTAACTTGTTTTTTACATATTTTTGTAGTAAAATGTTATATAGTTATTCTTGGCAGATATGTTAATAAAACCAAATTTTAAATGTATTTATCGTCTATTTTTAAAAGCGTAGGAGGTTAAACTGTATGAAAGATATTCAATTATCAAAAAATGAAGTTAAAGAATTATTAAGAAATGGCTACGGCCTTTCTCAGAAAAAAGAAGTTGGTACAACGTCAGGCACTATAGTGGCAATGGTGGATTCGTCGGTAGTTATTGAACCACAATACCCTCCCATTAGTCCTGTAGTATGTGTAGTAGTAGTTTAGAATAAATTTTTAAAAGATGCTTTAAATATCTGCCATTTTTTTATAATCCCAATAGAATAAACCTAGGAGTTTATTCTGTTATCTTATAAATTTTCTATTTTTTTGTAACAAAAAATATTTAATGAAAGTAGGATGTTTTCCATGCTACAAAAATCTTTAAGTTTGATTATTACCAAAAAATGTACAGCTGATTGTGACATCTGTTGTTTTTCCTGCTCACCTCACGTTGAGGATAAAATGCCGTTGGAAGATGCACTCAATTATATTGATCAAGCTTCCCAAATCCAACAATTTACTGCTGTGGGAATTTCAGGCGGTGAGCCTTTTCTATATTATAATGATCTTATAGAAATTTTGAAAAGATGCAAATCTTTAAATTTAGGCTTTTCATGTTCTACCAATAGTTTTTGGGCAGCTACAATCGATAATACCAGATTATTTCTTAAGCAGCTAACTGATATTGGCTCTCTTACGTTAAATTTAAGTATTGATGAATTTCATTCTAAATATATACCCTTTCAAAATATAAAAAATGTTCTTAAAGTCGCAAAGGAGTTTTCTAATCTGTCTATTTTATTGGGTTGTGTTTGTACAAAAACAAGTAAAAAGTTACACGATATACTTGAATATTTAGGAGATGATATTATGGGTTATTATATAGCCTCATCTCCATGTTTACCTGTTGGTAATGCAGAAACCCGCATTAAACCGGAAGATTTATTCATATTTGAAAATTCAATAGACAAAAAGTGTTCCGGCTTATCCCACTTGGTTGTTATGCCGGACGGAAGTACTTACCCTTGCTGTTACCAGGGCGGCTTCACTCCTGCATTATATTTAGGTTCCGCAAAGGAGTTGCCTTTAACTGAAATAATAAAGAATTTTAACGGAAATATGTATTGTAGAACACTTGAAAACCATGGAGTTAAGTGGTTCGTTGATAAAATACATGAAAATAATCTGCCAATTAAACTTAAAAACGGAGGATATGTAGGCATTTGCGATGTTTGCCATACCTTATTTCATGACCCTGAATATTTAAAATATTATGAGCCGTTTTTAGATATAGAAATGTATAACATCATACAAAGAGAGTTGGAAAAAGACGCTGTCATGGGAGGTTAAATGGACACATACAACCAGTATCAATACATATATGCACTAACAACTAAGGAAAGAGTTGAAGCATTTTTAAATGCAAACATGGATGTTTCTGAGGACCCGATAATAATCGAAGAAAAGTGGTTCAATGTAAAAAGTCTGGTAGGAAAGGACTCATTGGATAAAAAACTTGATTATATGGGTATAACTTATGACCAGTTTGCTTTCTCCATTAAAGATTTCAATAGTTTTGAATCCGACATTCTATACGATTATCTTAAGGAAAGCAAATGGTATAAAAAATATCAGGAAATTATGCTGGACTTCGGCAATTCATATAAATCCGAAAACGTCGTCAACGAACAATTGATACTTCCATTTATAAGATACATAGAAAAAACTATATCTGGTAAAACTTTTAAAAACTTGCAGATTGATGCGGGTGTATTAATTACTTTTAGTCCAGAGTATTGCAATTCAATTAAACAAGATTACATGGAAATGCTTAATCATAGAAATGGGAGAATACAAAAATAAAAACTCATTAAATGGTGAGGATGGAAACTCCAGATATCTTGACTTTCTTAATAAAAATTACAAGACCCCTGACCAAATAGAAGAATTTTATTGTAAGTATCCTGTACTGGCAAGATTAATAGTACAGAAAATGCTTGATCTGACTCTGGAAACAGAGCGAATGTTAGATAATATAGATTTAAATTTTCAAAGTATCAGCAATACTCTAAAACTGAAAAGTGCTCATATTACAGAAATCCACGGTTCACAGGGTGATACCCATAAAAGGGGTAAATCTGTTGCAAAGCTGGTTCTTGATAATGGACAGGTTTTTATTTATAAACCACGCAACTCTGATATTGAAAGAGCCTTCAACAAATTTGTCCAGTATATTAATGAAAACAGCAATTTAATGGATTTATACATTAACAAAGTGTATTATGCAAAGGATTTTACTGTTGAAAGTTATATAGAGACCGAACCCTGCTATACGCTTGACGAGGTAAAGGAATTCTACTACAGGTTTGGTGAAATGCTTGCATTAACAAGCCTTCTTCAGGGTACTGATTTTCATAGTGAAAACGTAATAGCTTTTAATAAATATCCTGTTATTGTTGACTTTGAAACATTATTTACCCAATTGAGTTTTTCAGATGAAGAAGAAACAGAATTTGTACTTAAAAACAAAGATAATGACCGCTTAAACCTAGCCGCTACTGCTCTGCTCCCAACAAATGCCTTCACCAATAATGTAGATAAAAAGGGTGTTGATGTTAGCGGTTTGGCAGGAGGAGATTCTGTACCCCTACCTGTAAAAATGCTTGCTATTATGGACTTGTATACGGATAACATGCGCTATGAGTATATAAATATAAGTAAAAAGCAGGATAAAAACAAGCCGGTATTAAATGGAGAAATTCAGTCCTTTCAATCTTTCAAACATGATATATATACAGGATTTGAGGACATTTTGAAATATATTTACATTAATAGAACAAAAATATACCAAATAATTCAGCAGTTGTTTACAAATATTGAAGTACGTCAGGTTCTAAAGCCAACTGCAGTTTATAATGACCTGCTATCCTATATGGACCACCCTAATTATTCAAGAAATATGATATACCTTGAGCGTTTACTTGATAATAATTATGCATACCCCCATAGGAATAAAAAAATCGCATTTTACGAAATAGCGGACATGCATTACATGGAAATCCCTATTTTTTATACTAATACTTCTGAAAATTGCTTAATTACAAGTACCGGAGATAAACTCAGCAATTATTACAAGAAAAGTGCCTTGAGCAGTGTTCTTGATAATGTAAACCATTTATCAATCGAGCTTATAGACTTGGAAAAAAACAAACTGAAAATATTACTGGGAGATTATCTTGAATTAATAAATACAAGGATGAGCCAAATGTCAGGCTCTTTAACAGTTGAAAATCAATTCTGTACCAAAGACGATATATTAAATGTATGCCTTTCCATAGGAAAGAAAATACTTTCAAATGCCTATTTTAGTGAGAGCAAAAAAAATATATCCTGGCGGCATGTGGATGTCACGCAAAAACATCCTTCCGTAGGCTTTATGACTAATAGTCTTTATTCCGGAAGAGCAGGAGTATTATATTTTTTACACTATTTATCTTTGATTTCCCCTGAAAATGAAATCAAAGACTTTACCTGCCAATTATTTGATTGTATTGACTTTATTGGTGAGGACATCGAGCCATCTGTTTATATGGGCCAATCCTCTGCTATTTGGGTAAAAGCAAAACTAAATAAGCTAAAAAAGAGTGATTTAGCTTTAGTTGATATGCTTACAAAACTCAAAACACCATCTACAGCCAAGCTTAATGATTGGTTGGGAGGGACTGCCGGATTTATAAAACTTTTTTATGATATATATCAAAAAGGTATTGAACAAAATTCTTCATTGTCACTTACCCAGCAGTATGTATCCGATTTGTGCCACCAAATCAGTAATAATCAGGTCAATACAGAAAACTCTATAGGTTTTGGCCATGGGAAAATCGGAGTAGTGTATGCTCTTCTTATTGCGGAACAATTTCTGAAAAAAGATTTAAAAAAAGAAATTTATTACTTGCTTGATAAGATTGATAGTGAACTTATTCAATTTACTTCAGATGAATTATCAAATAAACACTCCTGGTGTCATGGGTTTGGAGGACTCGGCATCGGTGCATTAGCCTGCAAAAAGTATATGAAGGATGAAAGGTTTGAAACTTACATAGATAAATCATTCCGTGTAATTACTGAATCTGACCCTGCCAATATGTGTCTTTGCCATGGATTAGGGGGAGATATTGATTTTCTTATCTCAATGTCTGAGCAATACCCGGACAACAAGTATATATCAGAGGTACTACATAGAAAAGTTAGTAAAATTGTTAATTTTTATAAGAAAAATCAACATGTACTGCTTAATGAATTACCCGGTTTCAGGGACTTTGGCATGTACACAGGACTATCAGGAGTAGGATTTATTTTACTAAGATCAATCAGCCCCGATTTAGTACCAAGTGCATTGCTGCTATAATAATTTACTCTAAGGAGAAATTTATGAATAATCAAAATATCAAGGTCTTTGTATTTATCGGTAGTATGAAAGGTAAAAATTCAACAGAATATCAAGCAATACTTAAATTTTTAAATAAAGCGGCATGGAGTAATGCAGAAATCGATATCGTAACAGCAGATAATGCAGACATAAAGCCATGCTTGGGATGTTGCAGCTGTTTTGACTCGGGGACATGCCCACTGAAGCTTAACGATGATATTCTACAAATAAAGCAGAAATTACTTGATGCAGATTTAATTATAGTCTCTTCCCCGGTTTATTTACATCATGTTTCCGGCTCCACAAAAACCTTTTTAGACAGGATATCTCATTGGGCACATACATTTGATTTAATCGGAAAGCGAGCCATCGTATGTTCATCTACTGCAACCTCCGGTAATGAATATGTAATCAGCTATTTGAAGAAGGCTATGTGGGCTTTCGGATGTTTAGTGGTAGGAGAAATAAATGTAAGCCTCTTAATATCAGAGGAAGAATTGTCTTGCCAATTTGATAAAATATATTCCTCTTTATATGAATCGTATAAAAATCCTGAAACCTGCAAAGTTTCAATATTTCAACAACAGTTATTCGCAACATTAAAAAAATCTTATCTCCAAAATACTGATACATATGAATCAAACTATTGGAAGGAACATAATCTCTTTGATTATCCGAAATTTGAAGATTTCCTTAAAGCAAATTTAATTAAAGATTCAGTTATTTAAATTTGGTCAGTACACAGTACAATTCGATCAAATTTAAAATAAAAACTTCAGAAAGGAGGACTACATATGTCACACTCAACTATAGGTTTCGCATTTGAAGATTTAGGTGAGAAGGAAATGGCAGCATCACAGAATGCTTCTTCCAGTGCAAATTCAATTGTAACTATTTACTCACTTACAGGTACATGCTTACCTTCTATTGTTACTATATGTGTAACGGTACCAGTTACTATTACTGCCGGTGCAAAATAACTTTTAGGCAATTCAAAAAGGGGAAATATATGTTCCCCTTTTTGAAAAAATACACAGTCTTTTATTAACCTGAACACGGTGTGGTTAAACACTAAAATTGAAAAAACCTGATTTTTAACATCGTCAGGAGACTTAATTATAAATTTACAACTGAATCGCTAATGTCAGCTACCAGCAAATCATGTGTTATAATTAGCAACAATTTATCTTTTTCTTGAAGATATCTTATAATATTCAGAAATATGCCTGCTCGATTTCCATCTAAATTTGATGTTGGTTCATCAAATATTATAAATTCTGCATCTCTAGCAATACATTTTAAGACAGAAATAATTTGTTTCTCTCCCCCGGATAATTGATTTACGTTCTTATTCCAATTATTCTCATATAAATTAATTATATCCGCTTCATCATTCAAATTCATTTCTTTTATTTTTTCTATAATATTACACAAATTTATCTCTTCATTAAATTCCTTATACATTTCACAAATAGTTCTATTTGGATAGTTAAGTGACTGAGAAATATAAAGTATACGTTCATTTCTTAAATTTTTCATATTAATCATATTTATATTTTGGAAATTGTAAAATACATCGTCAGTATTCAAGATACCAATTAGAAGCTTGGAAATGGTAGATTTTCCGCTCCCATTTTTACCCACAACACTGCACACCTGACCTCTTTTTAAGTCTATTTTTATTTTATCAATTAAGTTTTTATTACCTTCATATTTGTAAGTTAAATCACCAGTTATACTGTCTATTTTATCTATAATTAAATTTCCGTCATGTTCAACTTCTATATCAAATATTTCATTTAACCTATTAACAGAAGTTTTAACATTTTGATAAGACTTACCCAATTCAAAATAATATTTAACTACTTGAAGGGTCATAGAAAAATATGTGCAAATAATTGTTAACTCTCCAACGGACATCTTCCCATTTAAGGTTTCCCAACCACCACATAAAAAAGTTGTCACCTGAAATACAATGGAAATAATACCATCTAAAGATGTAAATTTACCGCTTACTTTTGTGTAGTTTATATATTTTTTTAAATAATCACCAAAATTCGAAAATATATATCTATTATTATATTCATAATTAGCACTTATTTTTATGTCTTCCATAAATGTAAACTGATCATTTAATATATTAAAATAGGAATTCTGTGCTTCTTTTGCTTCATAACTCTTAGTATACAATGGTTTTCTAACAGTTAGATAAGCAATAAAGTAAATTGGTAAAAAAACAATCATTAATAAGGTTATACCTTTACTAATATTCAAAATAATAAATAGTAATACTATAACCTGAATAAAATTAATTACGACTGTTGCATAATTAGAAATAATAAAAGTTACAATATCGTTTATATCCTGCTCAGTTCTATGGTTTAAATAAGAAGGATTAAACTTTTTATATATTAAGATAGGAATTTTTCTAATGTGTTCAACAACTTCAATTTTAATTGAATAAGATGATTTTAATCTTACATTAACATCTAAAATCTGTTTGACATAGAATAAAAGTACGTTTACAAGTCCTATTACCAATATGAATAAACACATTTGAAGTATAACATTGTACCCAACTCTGGCAGATAATACATCAATGAACTTGCCATTCAAGTATGGCAATAAAACACTAATTATAGTTGCAACTATATTAATTAGTGTAAGTAAAATAAACTTTTTCTTATTTCCATTTAGAATTTCAAAAAATATACGCTTCACTTTGCATCCTTTTTACCCTGTTAATTTTGAAGAGTTGTGCAGATGACTATGATAGTATCTCCACAACTCCCCTTCTTGCTTACTTCCTTACTTAATACTAAACATTTGCATTAACGTTAGCATTTGCATTTGCGTTTGCATTTGCATTTACATTGGCATTGGCATTAACAAGCACATTAACATTTACAAGAACCAGTGCTTGTGGCTCAACCTTGCCATCATCAACTACGATTTCAGGACTAATATAATCGTTTATTAATTCCATATGTATATCCTCCTCTCATTAGTATTTTATATATTGTACTAATTAACAATATATCGATATTATTTTCTTACTATGACACCTTGGCTATTTAAGCTATTGACAATTTTTAAAGTGTTTTTAATTTTATTAATATAAGATCCTGCATCCATTGAATCCGGAATCGCCGTTCTTATACTTTTATTGCTACATTTTTGAAGTAAATCTTTTACTTCTTCATCAAAAACAGCTTTTGTTTTACCATCTTTGAGCGCAGCATAATATTGTTTTGTATGTTCAGCAATTTCTATATTATCTGAAATTCCAAATTGGGAATCTAAAGACCACTTAGTATAATTTCTTAAATAGTTTATTTCCAATTCCTTACCATTATTTACGTATTCGACTACTACCGGATATATATATGTTGCTTTTGTTCTCTTAAACATGTCCATCCAAGCATTATAGTACATTTCATAGTTCTGTGGATCATCATATATTGAAATAGCAATTTTAGCTGAAGCATCAGCTTGGAACTCAATTTGTTGTCTGTTTATCAAGGAAACATTAATTGTCCCTTTCTTTAAAACTTGGGTCATACAGTCAACGACGTAGGGACCTTTTTCATCTCCTATACATTCAAGTACCATATAAGCCTTTCCGGAAGGCTTTAAAAATTTCTCGAATCCTCCTACAATAGTCCTTACAATATCAAGTCCATCTTCTCCACCGTCTCCGCATAAAGGAAAAGTTATGTCCTTAGGAACGGGAACAAACGGTGGATTACTAATAATACAATCAAATTTTTCTGAAATTACCTGGTACAGATCACCTTTTCTTACTTCATACTTATCTTGACTTATGCCATTAATTTTTCCGTTTAAAAGTGCAGCATTATATGCCGTTTCATTCAGTTCAACTTCTACAATTTTATTTGCATAGTTAGCAGTGTTAAGTCCCTGAACCCCTGAGCCGGCGCACAAGTCAAGAACGGCGTCATATTTCCCTTTCTTTATGTATTTCATCAATTTAGTTGAATCCGATCCAATATAAATATCCGAAATTCGTTGTTTTGCATTCTTATAGCAGCTTGGCAAACTAACTATCAGAAATAATTCACCTATAGGCAATATTGCAAACCCCTCAGGTTCTATAACTTTTTCCTTTTCACATGCAAAACCTGTATCCAATAGGAACTCATAATTATCCCGTCCTAAAATTCTTAACATATCATCTTTTTCTTTTGCATATCCCAAAAGAAAAAATTCCACAATACATCTGTCATCGCTTGTTACATCGCTCAACATTACATTAATCTGATTCTCGTCTACCCATGGTTCAACAGTATTAAAAATACCTGCCATTGATTTGTAAATAAACCCGTAGTTACTTTCATTCATCCATTTACCAAATTGAACTGCTTTATCACTATTAACATCCGCTCTTAACATACTCTCTCCCCTTCAAGTGACTTTCCATATATTAAAAAGTCTCCACCCGTAATTGTTTCTAATAAAATAGCACTTTCTTTCTTAAAGCCAATATCGCATAATA
This region of Clostridium sp. BNL1100 genomic DNA includes:
- a CDS encoding AraC family transcriptional regulator, whose product is MEWVRTLNYAIDYIEEHLNENIVCDDIAQSAFYSSFHFQRTFSLLTGMTVSEYVRNRRLSLAAQDLLNSNSKVIDIAFKYGYDTPESFTKAFQRFHGVLPSQAKKHGTELKSFNRLTLKIVLEGGSVMDYKIEKKDSFRVVTKTRKFTEENRTNGIPMFWAEYCAEGLHQKVCGMFGICLPGEPGCKEYEYGIGCEEKCVKQIPEGFITIEIPSYTWAIFKCVGAMPDAIQDMWKRIYSEWLPQSKYELIPGYDIELYTEGDTKSEGYISEIWIPVKEK
- a CDS encoding arsenate reductase ArsC: MGKAKVAFICVHNSCRSQIAEALGRHLASDVFESYSAGTETKPQINKDAVRLMKQIYGIDMEKTQKSKLLQDIPTVDIVITMGCNVQCPSLPCKHREDWGLEDPTGKNDKEFIKVIKIIEEKVMALKKSLDK
- a CDS encoding thioredoxin family protein yields the protein MPFFKKKKEDLSETGIKGDAYVKVLGSGCAKCNQLEAATKEALSKLGMDTSIEHVKDFAQIAAYGVMTTPALVVDGKVVSYGKVLKTEEVISILEKVRKQ
- a CDS encoding permease, encoding MEVFKGIGLFLQNQVLGMKWLNILTQNLLSFFGLDMSGRLGGSIQFFIYDVIKITILLCLLIFIITYIQSYFPPERSKKILTRFRGIGANTIAALLGTVTPFCSCSSIPLFIGFTSAGLPLGLTFSFLISSPMVDLGSLVILMSIFGAKVAVVYVIVGLIIAVAGGTIIGKMNMDKYVEDIILNASGMDIESPNLTKKERITYAKDQVAATFKKVFPYILIGVGIGAVIHNWIPESWIETILGSNNPFGVVLATLIGVPMYADIFGTIPVAEALLYKGANLGTVLSFMMAVTTLSLPSVIMLRKALKPRLLALFVAICTIGIIIVGYLFNAFQYLLL
- a CDS encoding metalloregulator ArsR/SmtB family transcription factor — protein: MSISEHEENARVFKAFCDENRLMILELLQTGEKCACKLLEDLKIGQSTLSHHMKILCDSGVVNARKEGKWTHYSISEDGSAYARELLGKITEIYTAIG
- a CDS encoding radical SAM protein; the protein is MLQKSLSLIITKKCTADCDICCFSCSPHVEDKMPLEDALNYIDQASQIQQFTAVGISGGEPFLYYNDLIEILKRCKSLNLGFSCSTNSFWAATIDNTRLFLKQLTDIGSLTLNLSIDEFHSKYIPFQNIKNVLKVAKEFSNLSILLGCVCTKTSKKLHDILEYLGDDIMGYYIASSPCLPVGNAETRIKPEDLFIFENSIDKKCSGLSHLVVMPDGSTYPCCYQGGFTPALYLGSAKELPLTEIIKNFNGNMYCRTLENHGVKWFVDKIHENNLPIKLKNGGYVGICDVCHTLFHDPEYLKYYEPFLDIEMYNIIQRELEKDAVMGG
- a CDS encoding type 2 lanthipeptide synthetase LanM family protein — protein: MGEYKNKNSLNGEDGNSRYLDFLNKNYKTPDQIEEFYCKYPVLARLIVQKMLDLTLETERMLDNIDLNFQSISNTLKLKSAHITEIHGSQGDTHKRGKSVAKLVLDNGQVFIYKPRNSDIERAFNKFVQYINENSNLMDLYINKVYYAKDFTVESYIETEPCYTLDEVKEFYYRFGEMLALTSLLQGTDFHSENVIAFNKYPVIVDFETLFTQLSFSDEEETEFVLKNKDNDRLNLAATALLPTNAFTNNVDKKGVDVSGLAGGDSVPLPVKMLAIMDLYTDNMRYEYINISKKQDKNKPVLNGEIQSFQSFKHDIYTGFEDILKYIYINRTKIYQIIQQLFTNIEVRQVLKPTAVYNDLLSYMDHPNYSRNMIYLERLLDNNYAYPHRNKKIAFYEIADMHYMEIPIFYTNTSENCLITSTGDKLSNYYKKSALSSVLDNVNHLSIELIDLEKNKLKILLGDYLELINTRMSQMSGSLTVENQFCTKDDILNVCLSIGKKILSNAYFSESKKNISWRHVDVTQKHPSVGFMTNSLYSGRAGVLYFLHYLSLISPENEIKDFTCQLFDCIDFIGEDIEPSVYMGQSSAIWVKAKLNKLKKSDLALVDMLTKLKTPSTAKLNDWLGGTAGFIKLFYDIYQKGIEQNSSLSLTQQYVSDLCHQISNNQVNTENSIGFGHGKIGVVYALLIAEQFLKKDLKKEIYYLLDKIDSELIQFTSDELSNKHSWCHGFGGLGIGALACKKYMKDERFETYIDKSFRVITESDPANMCLCHGLGGDIDFLISMSEQYPDNKYISEVLHRKVSKIVNFYKKNQHVLLNELPGFRDFGMYTGLSGVGFILLRSISPDLVPSALLL
- a CDS encoding flavodoxin family protein, producing the protein MNNQNIKVFVFIGSMKGKNSTEYQAILKFLNKAAWSNAEIDIVTADNADIKPCLGCCSCFDSGTCPLKLNDDILQIKQKLLDADLIIVSSPVYLHHVSGSTKTFLDRISHWAHTFDLIGKRAIVCSSTATSGNEYVISYLKKAMWAFGCLVVGEINVSLLISEEELSCQFDKIYSSLYESYKNPETCKVSIFQQQLFATLKKSYLQNTDTYESNYWKEHNLFDYPKFEDFLKANLIKDSVI
- a CDS encoding ABC transporter ATP-binding protein produces the protein MKRIFFEILNGNKKKFILLTLINIVATIISVLLPYLNGKFIDVLSARVGYNVILQMCLFILVIGLVNVLLFYVKQILDVNVRLKSSYSIKIEVVEHIRKIPILIYKKFNPSYLNHRTEQDINDIVTFIISNYATVVINFIQVIVLLFIILNISKGITLLMIVFLPIYFIAYLTVRKPLYTKSYEAKEAQNSYFNILNDQFTFMEDIKISANYEYNNRYIFSNFGDYLKKYINYTKVSGKFTSLDGIISIVFQVTTFLCGGWETLNGKMSVGELTIICTYFSMTLQVVKYYFELGKSYQNVKTSVNRLNEIFDIEVEHDGNLIIDKIDSITGDLTYKYEGNKNLIDKIKIDLKRGQVCSVVGKNGSGKSTISKLLIGILNTDDVFYNFQNINMINMKNLRNERILYISQSLNYPNRTICEMYKEFNEEINLCNIIEKIKEMNLNDEADIINLYENNWNKNVNQLSGGEKQIISVLKCIARDAEFIIFDEPTSNLDGNRAGIFLNIIRYLQEKDKLLLIITHDLLVADISDSVVNL
- a CDS encoding methyltransferase; this translates as MLRADVNSDKAVQFGKWMNESNYGFIYKSMAGIFNTVEPWVDENQINVMLSDVTSDDRCIVEFFLLGYAKEKDDMLRILGRDNYEFLLDTGFACEKEKVIEPEGFAILPIGELFLIVSLPSCYKNAKQRISDIYIGSDSTKLMKYIKKGKYDAVLDLCAGSGVQGLNTANYANKIVEVELNETAYNAALLNGKINGISQDKYEVRKGDLYQVISEKFDCIISNPPFVPVPKDITFPLCGDGGEDGLDIVRTIVGGFEKFLKPSGKAYMVLECIGDEKGPYVVDCMTQVLKKGTINVSLINRQQIEFQADASAKIAISIYDDPQNYEMYYNAWMDMFKRTKATYIYPVVVEYVNNGKELEINYLRNYTKWSLDSQFGISDNIEIAEHTKQYYAALKDGKTKAVFDEEVKDLLQKCSNKSIRTAIPDSMDAGSYINKIKNTLKIVNSLNSQGVIVRK